GATCGGCGTGTGGGTCGCGAGCGCCTCGAGCATGACCCGGCCGAACGGCTCGTCGATGATCCCCGGATAGACGAACACGTCCGAGGACCGGTAGAGCTCGGGCAGTTCGCCGTGATCGACGTAGCCGAGCCACGTGATCGCTCCGCTCACGCCGAGGTCGGCCGCGAGTTCGCGGAGCGTCCCCTCGAGCGGGCCGCGGCCGGCGACCTGCAACTCGACCTCGCGCCCGGCCCGCCGGAGCAGGGCGAGCGCCCGAATCAGGGTCTCGACGCCCTTGATGTCCTGGAGCGCGCCGACGTAGAGCGCGGTGATCGGTTCGGTCAGGTCGGCGGGCCCATCGCGCGGCCGGTAGAACTCCTCGTCGTAGAAGTGGGGAACGACGGTCGTCGCCTCGGCGGGGAATCCCAGATCGGCGTAGTCCTCCTTTAGGTGCGGCGAGAGCGCGTGGTAGGCCGTGATCTCGTCGGCGTGGGCCATCGAGGAGCGGACGAACGGGATCTGGCCCATCGAGACGTAGCCCTGTCGGAGCTCGGCCTCGAGTCCCTGTCGGCGTTTCATCGCCGTCGCGGGCACGCAGGTCGCACACTTCAGCCGGCCGGGCCCCGAGCACTTGCGTTCGCCGTGGTACATCATGTCGGCTTTCGGGCAGATGGGTAGATAGGAGTTGAGCGTGAGGAGCGTCGGCACGTCGAGGTCGGCGAGCACGGGGATGAACGCCGAGGAGTAGGAGTGGACCAGATCGTGGCTCTCGAGGGCGGCGCTCTCATCGCGAAGGGCGTCCATCTTCGTGTAGATCGGGTGTGGGAGCTTCGGGAGGCGGTCGTGGAGCACGTACTCGACGCGGTCCTGCGCGGGAAGCGTCGCCTCCGCGGCGTCCATCTGCGTCGAGACGTACACCGTCAGGTCGTGGTGATGGGAGAGCCGTTCGATGTAGATCGTCGAACTGTGGGTCGCGCCGGTGCCGTCGCTGCCCGGACACTCCGCGGGGACGAACGCGACGTCGAGGCGGTCAGACATGGGTACTGGAATCGGTTCCGTCGATCATTCTCGTACTCGTTCTCGGAGGGCGAACCTTATTATCGGTGTCGTATGCTACTCGGTTCGGCGGAGTTCGACACAGAACACCGACCCCTCGGGCTCGTTATCCTCGACCCAGATCTCGCCGTCGTACTGAGTGACAAGGCGGTCGACTAGCGAGAGGCCGATCCCCATTCCCGAACTCGTCTCGCCCCGTTCCCCCTCGGCGAAGATCCGTTCCTTGCGCCGGTCGGGGATGCCGGGGCCGTTGTCCGCGACACGAATCACGACCGTTTCATCCATCCGTTCGGCCGAGAGCCGGACGACAGGGACGTCCTTGTCGTTGTAGAAGATGGCGTTGCTGATGAGGTTGCCGACGACCGACGAGAGGAGGTCGTTCGCGCGCACCCGGAGCCCCGCCACCTCGCCCTCGATCGAGAGTTCGACGCCGCGATACAGCCCCTGGGCCTTCTCGACCTCGGTCGCGAGCACCTGCGAGAGGACGACCGGGTGGAGGTCGACCTCCTCGTCGTCGGTGACGGTCTCGACGATGTCGCCGACGGTGCGGGTCAGCTGGAGGATGTGGTTGCTCGACTGGATGATCTCGTCGATTGCGTCCTGTCCGCGCGGTTCGACGTGTTCTGCGACCTCGCGGGCGCGGCCGACGACGAGGCTGATGTCGTTTCTGATGTCGTGACGGGTGAGCTGGTTGAGGATGGCGAGTTCGCGCGTGCGCGTCCTGAGTTCGCGTTCGGTCTTCTTCCGTTCGATCGCGTAACGAATCGCGCGCGCGAGGACCTCGGGCGTGACGTCGTCCTTCACGAGGTAGTCCTGTGCGCCGTGCGAGACCGCCTCCATCCCGAGGCTCGCCTCGGGCATCCCGGTCAGGACGATCACCGGGACCGTCTCCGTCTTCCCGAGGACGCGTTCGAGGGTGTCGAGACCGGTGCTATCGGGCAGTTGCAGGTCGAGCAAGAGCACGTCGGGGTCGCTCCCCACGAGCGATTCGAGTCCCGCGCCGAGCGATGACTCGTGGATCAACTCGATCGGCGGATCCGTCCGGTGTTCGCGCAGCATCTCTTCGATGAGTCGGGCGTCGCCGGGGTTGTCCTCGATCAGCAGGACCGCCCCGAACGCGGGATTAGTGTTCATGGCGGCGTACCGGCGGGAGCGTCACCGTCGACAGCCAGAACGATTCGAGGTGGTCGATGATCGAGACGAACTGGTCGACCGTCTCGGGCTTCGTGACGTAGGCGTTCGCGTGGAGGTCGTACATCCGAACGACGTCATCTTTCGAGTCAGAGGTAGTAAAAATAGTGATTGGTACCCTACGCAAAATATCGTCCGACTTCACGGCGGCGAGCACCTCCGCGCCGTTGCGCTTCGGGAGGTTGTAATCGAGGAGGACGAACGCCGGGGTCGTGGCGTCGGCGTACTCGCCCCGGGAGAAGAGGTAGTCGATCGCGGCGATCCCGTCGGTGACGACGTCGAGTTCGATCGAGCTGTCGGCCTCCGCGATGGCCTCACGAGCGAGGCGAACGTCGTGTGGGTTGTCCTCGACGAGCAGGACTCGCTCCGTGTCGGTTCGCTCAGGCGTCATTGACCAACGCCCGGAGTTGGGGGTCGTCGGCGGCGTCGACGGGATCGTCCAGTTCCGATTCGAGCGCCTCGATGCGGCGTCGAAGCCGGTCGTACTCGTCGCTGGCGTCGAGTTCGGCCGCCGACTTCTCTGCGCGCAACAGCGACTCCTTCGCGGACAGCGCGAGGTACTCCCGGAGGGGTTCGTCGTGTACCTCGCGTGCGAGCACGTCGGTGACCGTCTCGCGGACCTCCTCCCTGAACCCGG
The nucleotide sequence above comes from Halalkalicoccus sp. NIPERK01. Encoded proteins:
- a CDS encoding glycosyltransferase; its protein translation is MSDRLDVAFVPAECPGSDGTGATHSSTIYIERLSHHHDLTVYVSTQMDAAEATLPAQDRVEYVLHDRLPKLPHPIYTKMDALRDESAALESHDLVHSYSSAFIPVLADLDVPTLLTLNSYLPICPKADMMYHGERKCSGPGRLKCATCVPATAMKRRQGLEAELRQGYVSMGQIPFVRSSMAHADEITAYHALSPHLKEDYADLGFPAEATTVVPHFYDEEFYRPRDGPADLTEPITALYVGALQDIKGVETLIRALALLRRAGREVELQVAGRGPLEGTLRELAADLGVSGAITWLGYVDHGELPELYRSSDVFVYPGIIDEPFGRVMLEALATHTPIVSADVGSMDYIVGPAGTLFEPGDPDSLADAFGTLCDSYADHRGAIPHQLERFAPGTVIESLGSLYADVATTHTIR
- a CDS encoding ATP-binding protein, which codes for MNTNPAFGAVLLIEDNPGDARLIEEMLREHRTDPPIELIHESSLGAGLESLVGSDPDVLLLDLQLPDSTGLDTLERVLGKTETVPVIVLTGMPEASLGMEAVSHGAQDYLVKDDVTPEVLARAIRYAIERKKTERELRTRTRELAILNQLTRHDIRNDISLVVGRAREVAEHVEPRGQDAIDEIIQSSNHILQLTRTVGDIVETVTDDEEVDLHPVVLSQVLATEVEKAQGLYRGVELSIEGEVAGLRVRANDLLSSVVGNLISNAIFYNDKDVPVVRLSAERMDETVVIRVADNGPGIPDRRKERIFAEGERGETSSGMGIGLSLVDRLVTQYDGEIWVEDNEPEGSVFCVELRRTE
- a CDS encoding response regulator encodes the protein MTPERTDTERVLLVEDNPHDVRLAREAIAEADSSIELDVVTDGIAAIDYLFSRGEYADATTPAFVLLDYNLPKRNGAEVLAAVKSDDILRRVPITIFTTSDSKDDVVRMYDLHANAYVTKPETVDQFVSIIDHLESFWLSTVTLPPVRRHEH